In Gossypium hirsutum isolate 1008001.06 chromosome D01, Gossypium_hirsutum_v2.1, whole genome shotgun sequence, the genomic window TGTTTCAGTGTTTATTTTATAGTTCCTGGGAAAATGAGTACTTGAAATTTGAGGTTTTCCTTTGCTGGGTCTGTAATATTTGGGAAAAGAATGAAGCCTGTTTATTGAAATTCTTTCATTGTTTTTTCAATTGAAAGATTACTTGTGTTCAAGCTTATGAATTTTTTTCCCTTGAGAATTTGGAGTTCTTATTGAGTGAACATGTGATTTTGTCATATTATTTCTTTGCTTGCAGTGGTCCAAAACTTGTAGGATATGAGTGAAAGAGTGAGGCAAAAATGTTCACATAGTGAGGAAAAATATCAAACAAACATTAGTTTGGAGACACTCGATAGTGGATGTTTGAATTCACCTACAGTTTGTGGAGTTGATTGGACAACCTTGCCTGATGATACAGTTATTCAACTTTTCTCTTATTTGAATTATCGAGATCGAGCTAGTTTGGCGTCAACTTGTCGAACATTTAGGCTCTTAGGTTCTTTGCCCTATTTATGGGGGTCACTGGACCTCCGATCTTACAAATTTGATACTGTAGCTGCAGTCTCACTCTCCTTGCGATGCAAGAGTCTCCAGAGACTTAAATTTCTTGCAGCAGGCTCAGCGGATGCAATAGTTAGTCTTCAAGCAAGGGAACTTCGAGAAATAAGTGGTGATTTTTGTCGTGACATTACCGATGCTGCACTTTCTGTGTTTGTCATAAGTTCTTTAAGCACACCTTTATCCAATACTGGTTCTACTGTAATGAACTGGATTTTGAGAGTTAGTTGCCTATTATTTCCCATATACTTTTAACTGTGTATGATCTGTTTTACTCATTTCAGGTATATCAGGAAGTGCATGAAAAAGTCAGAGATGCCGTAATTGCCCTTGTAAGTTTACATCATTCTGTCATGGTTAATTGTATATAGGTcacattttgaataaaaaaactaAGAGGAGTGGTTACTTTATTAGATTGATAAAGAACGTGAGGGAGAACAGATAGACCGAGCATTATTGACGAATGTCTTGGGTATTTTTGTTGAGATTGGCATGGGACAAATGGATCGTTATGAGGATGATTTTGAAGAAGCCATGCTTCAGGATACTTTATTACCAAGatttccttgattaagtaaatgtattatatcttttattaccaagatttacttgattaagaaaatgcattgtatattttattaccttgcatatgtattatttattttagttttgattctaaatttttatttttactttaagtgttctaacttttggattttaattgtgctattaatttattattttaaattctaaatttaaattcattaatttttatatttatatttagttttaaatttaaaattttcgtataaaatttaatttaaataataatttttatttatccttaaaacataatataatatttatcatagaaataaatattatttgaaaaaaattatttttttaaaagataagtttttagcggcgtttttgtgaaAAGcatcgctaaaggtcatggtctatagcggcgtttgtgggaaaagcgccgctaaaggtactGGTCTATAGCgacgtttgtgggaaaagtgccgctaaaagtattggtctttagtggcgtttgtgggaaaagcgtcgctaaaggtcatggtttatagcggcgtttatttcaaaaaatgccgcaaaagttagcgacgcgttctatagcggcattttttgcggcgcttgtcaaaggcctaaaaaagcgccactaaaaacctattttggtgtagtgaggtcatgttccctagagagcAGATCAGTGAAGATAACAGATCGAGTCTTATccttctgaagttgcagtgaggcagactaaAGATGgcaaattttatctccctgaagttgcagtggagcagattaaagccggtAATCCTATCtcgctgaagttgcagtgagcGGATTAAAAcattagatcttatctctctgaagttgcagagagcagatcgcatctagccttatctccttgaagttgcagtggagcaaaatAAGTgggcaagtcttatcctcctgaagttgcagtgaggcagactaaAGATGGcaaatctcatctccctgaagttgtagtggagcagattaaagccgataatcctatcttcctaaagttacagtagagtcgattaaaaccttggatcttatctctctgaagttgcagagagcagatcgtatttagtcttatctccctgaagttgcaccAGGAGTGGACTAAATCAAGTTGAAGCTATAAAAGTTGTAGTAAAGTAGATTGAAGCattagttcctatacctctgaggaTGTAGTAGaaaggaatgaggctacttgaagaagaagaagaagagtaccAAGATCCGACAAGACTGGGCAAAATCAAGagttttaaagtctttgctctgttctcgttaaccgacaacaagcaaagaggggcagctgtaataacaGATTTTGCCCGGGCTTAAAAGGGCCCAAATTACAACGGGCCTATGTAGCCCAAAACCCGAAATAAGCAGAGGCCCTAAACAATGGCCCAACACAATataagaaaccctagggtttttgtGATGAGTCTTGCGCCGCAGCCACCTAGCCTCGCCCTCCGAATCTCAGCCCCCGAATCTTCATTTGTGCACAAAAAAGGAAATAAACAGTATATGGAAAACAAGATCGAAGATTTGCAAATCAAATCAATATAAGCAGATtagtttctttatatattttgagaatggctataaaaagccattgaaCATACTGTAATAGGGgccaaaaaatcaaataaaaaacggAGGCTTTTACTTTCGCAATACAGAGAGCATAGTCGATTAAAGGTTGATACttgtatttctattttattttttcattatatctatttatttttatcatttatataaataatataaatacaaaagGAAGGAAATAACCTGTATTCGAGTCCTAACCGCCGCGGATGGCCAAGGAAGTCGTCACCGAGGATTGACGGCCGAAAATCGAAAGGTTTTCTCGAGATTTGGGCCCTCTCCATCAATATTTTGGCAATTTCGGGGTTAGATTCGAGTTTAAAAGGCTTTAGAAGGGTCAGATCTAAAATTTTCGGCTCTCCGACCACCGCATACGGCGGCATCGCCGCTGGTGGCCGATGACCGGCCGACGCCGAACTTAGGCCGGATGACTGAAGAGGGGGGGAGAGTTtcttaagagttttttttttgaaaaagaatgggaaatgaaatttttttggtttaaactTGGCTTAAATAAGCCCatcaaaacggcatcgtttggAAGGAGGTGGGATCCGCGCATCGACCCGATCCGGAtccaggatccgcgcgttttgatGCGGAGGGGAAAATTACgtttttagcccctccgccttttaatacttttacaattaagttttttttttaaaaatcacctttaatttgtttttaatttcaatttagtcctcttcgaacagcgccgttttagaggagaggagaaaatttcccttccagcccgtctatgtaattcgcgtgttcaaattagtcctttgggtttcatttatttgcggatttgccccaaaatttttcaattactatttgatttagtttttttattattttcctaattaattttaataatgtaattgttattttttatttttgcaattatttttcaatatatatatttattttttatgcgcatttatatttttaaactaatgtttttttcatgtatacatatttattttgaattttgataatgttgacattattaatatattttatgttttcataaatacattataaattttataaatcaaagtTTTACATGAAAATTCATTTGTATGCCTCTAATTcttcataatttcatttattttacttattttgctcatttatttgatattttacatGTCATTCGTTATTTTTGCttttgtcttaatttagtttgttTAAACTTCATGTTATTACctcattgttataattattgttgtATTTGTTATTGTGACATTTATACATGCATTCAACCTAAtatcacatcattttttttactcgatttcaaactttttaaaattgagcgaatgcttgtatttaggattttcaaggaaattgagccctaacgtattgggttccgattttcttcgttaaatctaacaatcgagcatttctctttaataaaaaaaaataagaaatcattattgggaattcaacacgttgtgtcctaacgcattggatgtgacgcattgatttctcgaaatgaagatttttgctaaaaattaataaaggaaatattccaagtttggGACTTtgaaggaattgtgccctaacgtattgggccgcgatttcttaaatcttgaataaatggatattcttttaaattttaattgcaCGTATTCTGGCCTAATTTATTTTTggggaaattagaatgtcgtgccctaacgcattgggtgtgacattttccttctctgaaatgataagggtcttaatacgtaacgtttttaagttttttttttgctaaggattatatatTTTCAAACTCTCGActtcaagacattaattaatcaatttggtatcaattttgggcgttacgagggtgctaatccttcctcgtacgtaatttactcccgaacccattttttaaaactcgtagaccaaagccatttttttaggtgatccaatcacaccttaataaaagattggtggcgacttccaATTTTTCATCGagaactaatttttgttttttccaaaaataaaaatggtttcgacagctatattatttttataatatatatagcgTAAACATATAAATAAGTTATGCCAATACTTCTTagccataatttttttagaaataaatattttataacacttttataacatgtaaattgtttttataataaacttttttatcataactttaaaatttttaaaaaaattataatgtaagAAATTATTTTACCATAATCATTCCACTTATActtattcatgcttataatataatttttataattcatataaaaataattttaaaattagatttaagtgtaattatgattactCTAATTCTTACTCTCtctcttaataattaaaaagtgTAATTAAATATTCTAATTATAAATAGGATTAGTCAATTACAGTGATTAtccaaatatataattataaatcattACACATAAATTCGATTATTGGGTAACTTTCCAACCTAGAATCAATCAAACCAATTTGTGAAATATCGCACCCGCTGCTTTGTGGCCTGTAGTTCGAATATCGAGTTTTAGCCCAATGAAAAGGAATTAATCCAGGAGCAACCATCCGGCCCAAAGCCTTTTGAGCGGACCCAGACAGCTGGTGAGTCATCATGACTCGACGGTCGACGGTCGCTAACTCACAGTCACAGTAGAGAAACCACGAAACCCCGGCAGAGGGTTTATGAAACGAAACGAAGGCCAAATAGCAAAGGTCACCTTTGGGTTTTCTTCAAATTTCCTCAGACTTCGAAAATGGAGACGGCAAGGCTCCGTTTGGTGTTCGAGGATCCAAACATTCTCAGCAAGTCTCAGAAGAAACAAGGCCTAAAGCGAAGCTGGTTTATCCTTAAACCCCAACATCAAACCATCTTCGATCTTTCCTCCGATCTTCTCCACATTTTCGACCTCCGAAAATCTTGCCCTAATGGCCTCATACTCTCCGTATGTCTCTCTACCTCTCTCTTTCCCTCTCGCACCCGTCATGccctaatatatatattgttgccATGTTATGCCATTGATTTTTCATTGCAGATGGATGGCTTTGTTTTGCCTCCTTTCGAGCCAACTTGTATTTTAAAAGATAAAGATATTGTTAGGTTAGTATATGCAAATCGTCTGcttttttcttttgtaaaatgTGTGTGCTTTGTTctgcatttttaaattttaattatgaaaacaGTGTGAAGATGAAAGGAGGGAAATCGGCCGAGATTATTAAGGctggaaatggtatgaattatttGGAAGAATTGGAAACAATGGAGCGACTGCCCGTTAATACCGGCGTCAAGCATCTAGCCAATGAGGAGTTTGATAAGGAAACCGGGGGATACAAAAGCGAactggaagaagatgagcaagaACTTGCGCCATTGGAGGATCAAGCACAAGTTGAAAGCACACCAATtgaaaacatggtttcaaagaaaagaaaggcaCGGGATAAACTTCCGAGCTCTAGGTAATTTACTTCATACAATTTTCATTAAACCTTCTTTTTTTACTCGGTTTGTTAAGTACTTGCACTGGTAATTACTTATTATCTTTAATTACATTTACCTTCAGGAAGAAGAAAAGCAAATTGGCTAGTGCTGAAAAATATCCGGTTTCTGGAGATGATGGAATTGATGTTCGTCCAAAGAAAAGCAAAAGCTCTCATAAAAAAAAGGTTTCCACCAATGACAAGGTTGTTGGTAAGGACAAGCCAGCTGACATTCAGGGAGAACCAGAGAATTCAAGCACCCCTGAAATTGATGAAACTGGTGATGACAAAACCAATCTGGGGAggtaaaatttatcttaaatgtaGGTGATTACAACGTATTGTAAGAGAGAAAGTTTGAAAATATTGTTTGGAGTTTTAAATCCCTCTATTTGGTTTTGGTTCACATTTTGTGCAAAATGaaccctttttattttccttgtcaTTGCTTCTCTTATATTTTTCTTCATTTGCTTGCTTCTGTATTATAGGTCCTCCCAGCTTCAAAACACTGGTAAAGGGAGTGCTGATGAACTTATTACAACTACTGAAGTTAAAAAGGTTATTATTGACATTATTGTTTTGAATGGAATGAATCATTAGTTTCTAATAAGATTCATTGATGTCCGAGATGGTATCTTATATCTTGGAAAAATGGTTTATGAAGTTGTGTTGTGTCCATGAAGAGTCAATGTCATTGTTAGTAGGAGCAATAAACCTGAGCCATGCACTAGCTAGCACACATATCCATGTCACTTAACATAGTTTGATGTTGATGGTTAATGTTCTTGGCGTGGAATTTAGAATTTTACTTTCataaatttcagtttgtcaacCAATCTTAATGGTTTATTGCTTTATCCATATTCAAATTATAGCACAAGCAAACCTTCTATTTAATTTCTTATTGTGCAGCTCCCTAGCAGAAGTGCACGACGTAAAAAGGCTAAAAGGCGATGGTTGAGGGAGCAGGCCAAACTTGTAAAGGAAAAGGTAATTTAGTCTTTAGAAAAACTGTTAAGTTATTTTGGACCTTTTAAGGCCAAGATTCAGATAAGCAGTTCTAGCAATAAAGAAATAATGCTTACACATAAATTATTGAAGTTGACAATTCAGTGTTTCTTTTGTTTACCATAGATGACTGAGTatatacactttttttttttcacttttagaTGCTTATAAGCAAATTGTACATGGATGCAATTGAGAGTTAGTGTGATTTctccttgtttattatagtaaggTGAACATTAAAGGTTGCAGCTTTATGTATTCTAGTATGTGAATGCATGCAGACATGAGTGCAATATTTCTTACACTGTTTGGTAAGCCATAAATTTTGTTAACTAATAAAGCATATGTATGGTTTGTTTGTCCATACCTATTTACCTTTAGAAAAAAGAAACTCGTACATTATTGACTTTGAAGATAATTAAGTTTTATCCGACTTGCAGCCGCAGTCAAAAGAGCTGCTGGGAAAAGATGATCAGCAATCACCTGCAaaagaaaatctcaaattttcCGAAGAATGTCTACAAGCAATTAGCAATAATGATGTCGAGGATAACGTGGTTCCAATAGTAGTAAGGCCAGGACATATTCGCTTTGAGCCCCTTGAAGAAGGTCTTGGTTCTATCTCTTTCTGGTTCTTGAGGCTTAGCTGGGTGATATTAGTGATTCACAATCTGGAATTGCAACATAAAGCTTGAGAAATGGTTTACAATGTGTCTGACATGTGTTCTTGTTTTCCAGAAGATGCTGAGCAAGCTATCCAACATAGTCAAATTTCAGTGGTATGTTTTATTGATACTTTTATCTAGTTTATAAACTTCACCAtggctcttttttttttctttcttttattatcatttttttggaGAAAGTAGTTTGAGGAGTTGTACTGTCTAGCAGCAATTGGATGCCAGGGTGGGGGTGGGTGGTGATCTTATCTTAAAAGGAAGGGGAAGGAGGGGAGGGAGGGGTTAGTTTGCTGGTGAAGGTGTTATTTTGGTTATGTCATACCTACTTTTCTGCAATTCTTGTTTACATATATCTGCATAacatatttcctttattttcaaGTTCACAGTTTACTTGAAAAAGATAATAGAGCTAATTTAGCATACCCTTTGCCCTAAAATTTTATCGTTGTTGTCACGACCATCATTTTTTATATTGCTTAATCCAGGTCGTCAGTTTGTAGATGCATTAACATTTTCCATCATGGTTTCTTATTCAGATGGCTACTATGTTTTCATTGATGTCAAATTTTTGTTGTTTGGTTATGGCCAGAAAACCTTTCAATGGAATGGAATAACCAGCAAGAAGAAGGGTCAAAAATGGGGTATGGAGAAAACTCCTTTTCTGAAAAGGAATGATAACAATTTTAGCCATGTGAGTTCAGAAATGGTGGATGTTAACGATAAGGCCACTGTAACTAATGACATGGACTTTGACAAGCGTATGCCCTATTCTAGCTTGCCTAAGGTATATTGTGTTATTTTGCCATATATTTATTTTGGTTAATATCTTCAGAGATAGAAgcatttattctttttctttaaacATAATGCAGGAGGGAGATTTAGTTGCATATCGCTTAGTTGAGCTATCTTCAACTTGGACCCCTGAGCTTTGCTCCTTCCGGGTGCTACTCTTAACTAAAATGTTATTGTTTTATAGTTCCTAATCTTATCAACATTGAATTTTGTTTTTGACCTAATTATGCTTATAGGTTGGAGAAATATCACATTATGATGCTGAATCCAACAGGATTATGCTGACACCAGTGCCAGGATATCCAAATGCCTCTGGGAAGAAAACAGATGAGGAGGCTTCTGAACTACCAGATACATCTCTTTACGGAGAAGATGGGTCATTAGAGGCATGTAACTGGAATTATATATTCCTCATCTGATTAGGGATTCCTTTAGTTTTCTGTGCCTGTAAAGTAGGTGGTCAGTATTCAGCTTAGACTTGTCAAATCCTTCACCATGTCTTTCTGCAATGTATTCTCTCACATGTTATACTTGCGCTTTtgaaaaatttacatgcatgttgaATGTTCCTTGTTTTTCTGGGACCTGTGTCATTTTGACAACTTAGACATTGAAGCCTGTGAAGTAGGTAGTCAGCTTAGACTTGTCCAATCCTTCAACATTCATCTCTGCTACATGGTCTCTCATTCATTTTAGTTATGCTTGGGAAAATTTTCATGCATGTTGAGTGACCATTTGGACTAGTCAAAGTCTCATAGAAGTTCAAACTATTTTTTAAACCATCTTATATGGAAATATATACGAGAGTGATGACCTCTCCCCATCAGTTGTTCAAGGTTACAGGACTAGGAGTGTCTTTAACTATAGTTGGGTAATATGAATAGAACTATGGCATCTTAACATCCGCTTATCTGTACCTCATGTCTGTTACAAAAATTACTTGCCAGGGCTGAGTTCCAGCAGCTGTTTTATTCTTGTTGCTATTGTGCTTTCTTCCTTAGTGCAGAAAGCTAACTAGACTTATTATCATTTCTACCCAGATAGATTATTCCTCTCTAATTGATGTCCGCCTCGTCAAGCTTGGCAATTCAAATGCCACAATAGCAATTGCTGATGACAACAATGAAAATTATGCACAAAATCAAGATGTTTTAACAAGACAACCAAAAGGCAGCAAGGAAGCAAACAGTGTCTCAGCTGCATTTCCTGCACAAGGTATGGATAATGCTCAGTGTTGTGAATGTTTTGTGGGCCAAACCTATGCAAGGATAGGCCATTAGTTTCAATTTTCTACTTAAGACTTAGTTTTCTCGATTGCAATCTTATTTCAGTTCATTTCTTTCCTTAGGTTTCTCAATTGTGATTTTATTTCAGTTTACTTCATTTTTTTGGTTTCAATTGCAATTTTATTTCAGTTGATTTACGTTTCCAATTTCTGCAATAAGACTGATCCTTATTTAAAAGGACAAATGGAGTAATAAAACTTAAGTGAAACTTatataaaaaaaccctaaagagATCTGAGTCTTTCTAATGAGTCCCGAGATTTCAAGCTCCTTTTCATGATCTTGAGTGATGCCCATGACTCAATGACTAACTTGTCATAACATTCTGTGTGTTGAAATATCAGGTTATTGAACTGAACTAACTTCATGTTTTTTGGCAGCTAATGGTGCGGTCAATGTATGGGAAGAAATTAACCAGGCTTTGAGTGCAAAGAAGGCTGAGCTCTCTAAAGAGGATGGTTGGAGTCGAGCAGATAGTTCAGGTAGGAGCGCCTGGTCTTTTAGGGCTCTCAGACGCAGTGCTCTTGGCCCAACTATGGCCTTCTTAAGAGCACAGAATGGGATCTGAGGATTGGCACCAGCATCAGTTTTAAGTGTAGTCTCTCAATGTTTTTGAACCTCTGAAAGACGAGAGCAAGGCAATTTTGTTTTGGCTTTTGCTTTGTCATGTACACAAAATTTTCAAGTGTCGTCCAAAGTTAACGTCTTTTGTGTAGAATGCGAATGCGCTGGTTTTCACTTGTTTTACTACAGAGGAGTTTTAATCTTCTTTTTCTCATATTTAATTCCATGAGGGTTTTTGGCGGAGATAGCTCGTTTATGAGCAGCAGATTCAGGTTTAATCAGATGAATTACTGATTGTCGAGGAAAGTCTTCAATCAGAGCTGCTTCACTTTGAAGAGTTGCAAGAGATGTTAACTCGAGGAGTAAAAATTCTCACAGGCTAGGAGGTTGGCATTTGAAACTTGAAACTTGAATTCAATTATCATTTACAGATAATTAAACAATCACCTTGGTAGATGATGCAAATAAAGGTGACGATGCTTAAGGCTTGGATTGAACATGTTCCTATACAAACAACGCAACATCTGTGGTGCAACTGAAAGACTATAGAAATGATTGCAACTGAGTATTTATTTCAAGTTCCTATTGCTAGAGTACGGCAGGGCTTTATTttctttacatgttttgttaaacAATACCTTAGATGTTGTCAACAATACATCACACAAGCAGATAGAAATCACTTGCACTGCTTGGGATGCTAACTCACCTTTTACTGAGCTGccatttttccttttcttaatcCATTGAGGATGTTAGGAAAAAGATCATTACCAACCTCTTCAAAGACACCCCACATCATGGTTAAGCCCCTCTTAAACATGGAAGCCCCCCCCCCTCGGTTCAGCCTTCTAAAACCATATAACAGTTGAAAAGGTTCAGGAACTGCTCTGGCTCCTCACCTTCTCGAACTATCTGCAGGTTGAGTAAAATTTACACGTTAGATTTTACTTCTGTAACTTATATCCATTAGCTCATACTATCACATCATGAGCAGTCTAGAACGGGGTTTACAACCTAACGCATTTAAGTTCATGTTTAggcaaaagaaaaaatgaaacaaGAATGTCAAAGGACACTTAAAACTGCTCCAAAAGAAATCTTCAGAGAAAGTGAAGACATGTAATATGCTAACAACGATATACAATTGAAAAGCACAAAAT contains:
- the LOC107920968 gene encoding protein ARABIDILLO 2; protein product: MSERVRQKCSHSEEKYQTNISLETLDSGCLNSPTVCGVDWTTLPDDTVIQLFSYLNYRDRASLASTCRTFRLLGSLPYLWGSLDLRSYKFDTVAAVSLSLRCKSLQRLKFLAAGSADAIVSLQARELREISGDFCRDITDAALSVFVISSLSTPLSNTGSTVYQEVHEKVRDAVIALIDKEREGEQIDRALLTNVLGIFVEIGMGQMDRYEDDFEEAMLQDTLLPRFP
- the LOC107922034 gene encoding coilin isoform X1; translation: METARLRLVFEDPNILSKSQKKQGLKRSWFILKPQHQTIFDLSSDLLHIFDLRKSCPNGLILSMDGFVLPPFEPTCILKDKDIVSVKMKGGKSAEIIKAGNGMNYLEELETMERLPVNTGVKHLANEEFDKETGGYKSELEEDEQELAPLEDQAQVESTPIENMVSKKRKARDKLPSSRKKKSKLASAEKYPVSGDDGIDVRPKKSKSSHKKKVSTNDKVVGKDKPADIQGEPENSSTPEIDETGDDKTNLGRSSQLQNTGKGSADELITTTEVKKLPSRSARRKKAKRRWLREQAKLVKEKPQSKELLGKDDQQSPAKENLKFSEECLQAISNNDVEDNVVPIVVRPGHIRFEPLEEEDAEQAIQHSQISVKTFQWNGITSKKKGQKWGMEKTPFLKRNDNNFSHVSSEMVDVNDKATVTNDMDFDKRMPYSSLPKEGDLVAYRLVELSSTWTPELCSFRVGEISHYDAESNRIMLTPVPGYPNASGKKTDEEASELPDTSLYGEDGSLEIDYSSLIDVRLVKLGNSNATIAIADDNNENYAQNQDVLTRQPKGSKEANSVSAAFPAQANGAVNVWEEINQALSAKKAELSKEDGWSRADSSGRSAWSFRALRRSALGPTMAFLRAQNGI
- the LOC107922034 gene encoding coilin isoform X2, with amino-acid sequence METARLRLVFEDPNILSKSQKKQGLKRSWFILKPQHQTIFDLSSDLLHIFDLRKSCPNGLILSMDGFVLPPFEPTCILKDKDIVSVKMKGGKSAEIIKAGNGMNYLEELETMERLPVNTGVKHLANEEFDKETGGYKSELEEDEQELAPLEDQAQVESTPIENMVSKKRKARDKLPSSRKKKSKLASAEKYPVSGDDGIDVRPKKSKSSHKKKVSTNDKVVGKDKPADIQGEPENSSTPEIDETGDDKTNLGRSSQLQNTGKGSADELITTTEVKKLPSRSARRKKAKRRWLREQAKLVKEKPQSKELLGKDDQQSPAKENLKFSEECLQAISNNDVEDNVVPIVVRPGHIRFEPLEEDAEQAIQHSQISVKTFQWNGITSKKKGQKWGMEKTPFLKRNDNNFSHVSSEMVDVNDKATVTNDMDFDKRMPYSSLPKEGDLVAYRLVELSSTWTPELCSFRVGEISHYDAESNRIMLTPVPGYPNASGKKTDEEASELPDTSLYGEDGSLEIDYSSLIDVRLVKLGNSNATIAIADDNNENYAQNQDVLTRQPKGSKEANSVSAAFPAQANGAVNVWEEINQALSAKKAELSKEDGWSRADSSGRSAWSFRALRRSALGPTMAFLRAQNGI